The sequence CTAGCCATATGCAAACTCCTCGAAAAACAACAACAACCTCGTCGAAACTAGCTATCTAGCTGAGTATGGCACTAATTATCGGCTCTGACAAGTACTGAAACAGTGGTTAATCTGGCTGCTTTTCTACTATGCCAGCTCAATCTTGCTGCGGCAATGGGTATTCAGTCGCCAATTGCTTAGGTCGGGGCTACCCCTTAGGCAATTGACGACTTGCTATTTATCAAAAACGGCTTAAGATGGAGCCATGGATTGATCATATGTGGAGGAGTATCGATGATCCATTCAACCTACGCTGAAGTATTTAATCCGCAGTTCGTTCAAGACCCCTTCCCCACCTATGCGGCTTTGCGTGCCGAAGCCCCTATTCACCGAATTAGCCTGCCCGATGGTCGTGGCTTGTGGATGATTACCCGTTTTGAGGATGTTAAAGCCGCACTGAAAGATCCGCGTTTTATCAAAAATTGGCGGAAAGTGCTCAATCCCGAAGAGCAAAAGCTGATGCCAGTGATGCCGCCTGTGGTGCAATTGTTGTTTAAACATTTGTTAGCGATTGATCCACCCGATCATACGCGGATTCGTGGGATGGTGCATAAAGCCTTTACCCCTCAATTGGTTGAGCAACTACGCCCACGCATTCAGCAAATTGCCGATGATTTGCTCGATGCAATGTTGGCTGGCCCACGCAGCACCGATTTGCTGACAGCCTATGCTTTTCCACTGCCCTTGACCGTCATTGCCGAATTGCTAGGAATTCCGCTTGATCATCGCGAAAAATTCCGGTATTGGTCGGGCTTGGTTGTGACCGTCGATCCCTCTCCGGATCGTTTTACGCGCATGGCGGGTGAGATGGAGGAGTTTGGCAATTATCTGCGTGAATTATTCGCTGAAAAACGTGCCAACCCCGCCAACGATTTAACGAGTGCTTTGGTGCAGGTTGAAGAAGCAGGCGATAAACTGACCGAGCAAGAGTTGTTTTCGCTGGTGTTTTTCTTGTTGATTGCTGGCCATGAAACCACGGTCAATTTGATTGGCAATGGTATATTGGCCTTATTACAACACCCTGAGCAATTGAATTTGCTGCGCGAAAATCCCGACCTGATTCGTAATGCCGTCGAAGAATTGCTGCGTTACGATAGCCCGGTCGAGACCTCAACAATTCGCTGGGCTTGCGAAGATCTAGAGTTTGCTGGAGCGAAGATTCCGCGTGGCGAGCAAATTCTAGCGGTGATCACCTCAGCAAATCGTGATCCTCAGCATTTTGTTGCACCTGATCAGCTGGATATTACGCGCACTGAGCATAACCACATTGCTTTTGGTCATGGCATTCACTATTGTTTGGGTGCGCCATTGGCACGACTTGAAGGCGCAATTGCGATTAATTCGTTGGTGCAGCGATTGCCCCATTTACGTTTAGCAGTGCCTGCCCATGAGTTGATTTGGCGGCCTGGCATGCTGATTCGTGGCATGATCGAAATGCCTGTCGAATTTTAATTAAAAAACGCCGTCTAGTTTAAGGCTAGACGGCGTTTTTTAATTTATTGCTTGGTAATTAGCGGTAAAAAGTTGATATTCGTTTCGGCGCTTGAATTCAGTAAGAGCACAGCGCTGCGTTCAGGGTCGGCGCTGGTTTGAGCTTTAACCCACACTTGATCAGTCGCTGGGCTTGGCCCCGCTGGCAGATCGACGCGTAGCGTGATCGTTTGGCTGGCATTTGGTGCAAGATTGTTGGGCAAAGCACTCGTTATTGTAGTTGGCCAAGTATTGCCGGTGAGGTTGAGGCTAATTGGCACGGTTTGTTGGCTGAGGTTGCGCAAGGTCAAGGTGTAGGTGATGCTCGTGCCATGCAGGTTGCTTTGTGCAAGTTTGGGTGTAGTCAAACTAATAAGGCTCGATTGCACTTCCACATCAGTCGCTTTGACAAAGCCAAAACGATGGTTGAAATTAATTTGATAATACTTGGTTTGGCCACTGACAACGATGTGTGAGCTTGGGTCAAGGGTTGGGGTATAGACTGGCGAATAGTAGTAGGTGCTAGTGTACAGCTGGGTTGCTACCACAATATTATCGGCGGGCAAGCTGTAAATTGAAGTGATTGCCTGTGGCGAAATGCCCTGTGGATAGGCCGCAGCCTCGGGATACGCCCGCCCATAGACTGGAATGGTGGCTTGACCAACTTTTGGGCGTACCTTTAGCCCTTGGCCCGCCGTGGTATTTGAGCCATCGGGGTTGTGGAACCATGCTTTCTGACCGCCAAAATAAATCGCCTGCCAATCGCCTTGTTGATCAGCGACCACATAGGTTTGGCCAGTTACGGCTTTATTGGCCCAGTTGTTGGCGTGAGTCGGAGTTGAGCCAATATATTGATTGCTAATCAATGGCGAGTTGGCG is a genomic window of Chloroflexota bacterium containing:
- a CDS encoding cytochrome P450; this encodes MIHSTYAEVFNPQFVQDPFPTYAALRAEAPIHRISLPDGRGLWMITRFEDVKAALKDPRFIKNWRKVLNPEEQKLMPVMPPVVQLLFKHLLAIDPPDHTRIRGMVHKAFTPQLVEQLRPRIQQIADDLLDAMLAGPRSTDLLTAYAFPLPLTVIAELLGIPLDHREKFRYWSGLVVTVDPSPDRFTRMAGEMEEFGNYLRELFAEKRANPANDLTSALVQVEEAGDKLTEQELFSLVFFLLIAGHETTVNLIGNGILALLQHPEQLNLLRENPDLIRNAVEELLRYDSPVETSTIRWACEDLEFAGAKIPRGEQILAVITSANRDPQHFVAPDQLDITRTEHNHIAFGHGIHYCLGAPLARLEGAIAINSLVQRLPHLRLAVPAHELIWRPGMLIRGMIEMPVEF